In the genome of Kluyveromyces marxianus DMKU3-1042 DNA, complete genome, chromosome 1, one region contains:
- the TAF5 gene encoding chromatin modification protein, whose product MSANGKQQGSKQTNTAGAGNSNASGSGTGNANSSVNSNANGGNSTSGSSKPGFSASDLNRIVLEYLNKKGYHRTEQMLRAESSRTLTPPNKHSAALNTIPSSAAPTGTLGNSAAAKPVSNPSMPLKRDNNGQLIKPQQVTALHYFRAYSMLKNWIDSSLELYKPELSRIIYPIFIYVFLQLVMKDPLQARRFFDKYSVDYKALHGSEINRLFSVNSMDHIKENELAQGFQTNKYKITISRTTLNLLLYFLNENESVGGSLLISIINQNLDPNIVDVVKSEDILTDGIKDISTGDIDVDTYNSVPVKLGPYPKDEEFTKEVEMELQKKDEQEAAENKENPPVKTLVEEYREMSGNQGVSEATSDEKSHKPEKEHKDEETEDVKNSIDENGEKDEKRTSTPTAEPSTVERKKRDAKSKDEEDKLDNPEGSMMESPPKDALPLPVKTTLDLKIEIQKVRESRDAIQLKNLQSSAPSVCLYTFHNTNGNMTCVEFSDDARFTAAGFQDSTIKVWSLDGSPLQSILPSKAKDITNSVTLVGHSGPVYSVAFSPDNRYLLSASEDKTVRLWSLDTFTCLVCYKGHNHPVWYVKFSPLGHYFVTASHDQTARLWSCDHIYPLRIFSGHLNDVDCSTFHPNGCYVFTGSSDKTCRMWDIQTGDSVRLFLGHTSPVTALEVSPDGRWLTTGSEDGTIIVWDIGTGKRIKQMKGHGKNPIYSITFNKEGNCLVTGGADQSVRVWDIKRFTNEPGMEPEQHFNTYSGDMELSVNNDIKEFGRRRTIIPTQDLMASFHTKKTPIHKVKFTRTNLVLAGGAFIE is encoded by the coding sequence ATGTCTGCGAATGGTAAACAACAAGGCAGCAAGCAGACCAATACTGCTGGTGCTGGCAATTCAAACGCTAGTGGGAGTGGAACCGGAAATGCAAACTCCAGTGTAAATTCAAATGCAAATGGTGGGAATAGTACTTCAGGAAGCTCGAAACCAGGGTTTTCTGCATCTGATCTAAATAGGATTGTGTTGGAATATCTTAACAAGAAAGGTTATCATAGAACAGAGCAAATGCTTCGCGCAGAGTCATCCCGTACACTGACCCCTCCAAACAAACACTCGGCAGCGTTAAACACGattccttcttctgcaGCTCCCACAGGAACGTTGGGAAATAGTGCCGCTGCCAAACCGGTGTCAAATCCATCTATGCCGTTAAAGAGAGACAACAATGGCCAATTGATCAAGCCACAGCAAGTTACAGCTCTGCATTACTTTAGAGCATACTCCATGTTAAAAAATTGGattgattcttctttagaGTTGTACAAACCAGAGCTATCGCGGATTATATATCCTATTTTCATTTACGTTTTCTTACAATTGGTTATGAAGGACCCACTACAAGCTAGAAGATTTTTCGATAAGTACTCTGTTGATTATAAAGCGTTGCACGGATCAGAGATCAACAGATTGTTTAGTGTCAACTCCATGGATCACATCAAAGAGAATGAACTTGCACAAGGATtccaaacaaacaaatataaaataacaatatcgAGAACTACCCTCAAtcttttactttactttttGAATGAGAATGAGAGTGTAGGTGGTTCATTGTTGATCTCCATCATCAATCAGAATTTGGATCCCAATATTGTAGATGTTGTTAAGTCGGAAGACATATTGACTGATGGAATCAAAGATATTTCTACCGGTGATATCGATGTTGATACTTACAATTCCGTTCCGGTTAAATTAGGACCATATCCAAAGGACGAAGAGTTTACAAAGGAGGTCGAAATGGAATTACAGAAAAAGgatgaacaagaagcagCTGAAAACAAGGAGAACCCTCCAGTAAAGACCTTGGTAGAAGAATATAGAGAAATGAGTGGTAATCAAGGCGTATCAGAAGCAACAAGCGATGAAAAAAGTCACAAGCCTGAAAAAGAACataaagatgaagaaacagaagatgTCAAAAATTCTATAGATGAAAATGGAGAGAAGGACGAAAAGAGAACATCAACACCTACGGCGGAACCATCCACagtggaaagaaaaaaaagagatgcCAAATCTAAGGATGAGGAGGATAAACTAGATAACCCTGAGGGTTCGATGATGGAATCACCACCTAAAGACGCTCTTCCCCTACCAGTGAAAACAACGCTAGActtgaaaattgaaatcCAAAAAGTCAGAGAGAGTAGAGACGCTATccaattgaagaatcttCAGAGTTCTGCTCCAAGTGTGTGTCTGTATACGTTCCACAACACCAATGGCAATATGACTTGTGTGGAATTTAGTGATGATGCAAGGTTTACAGCCGCCGGTTTCCAAGACAGTACAATTAAGGTTTGGTCTCTAGACGGTTCACCATTACAATCAATACTTCCTTCGAAGGCAAAAGATATAACAAACTCTGTTACATTGGTGGGTCACAGCGGTCCAGTCTATTCAGTTGCTTTCAGTCCAGATAATAGATATTTATTGAGTGCATCTGAAGACAAAACCGTTAGACTATGGTCCCTAGATACTTTCACATGCCTTGTTTGTTATAAGGGCCACAACCACCCAGTATGGTATGTTAAATTCTCACCACTAGGTCATTATTTCGTCACAGCGTCTCATGACCAAACAGCAAGATTGTGGTCCTGTGATCATATCTATCCATTAAGAATATTCTCTGGACACTTGAATGATGTCGATTGTAGCACTTTCCATCCAAATGGATGTTACGTGTTTACTGGATCTAGTGACAAGACTTGTCGTATGTGGGATATTCAAACCGGGGACTCCGTTAGATTATTTTTAGGTCATACGTCTCCAGTTACTGCACTAGAGGTTTCTCCAGATGGAAGATGGCTAACTACAGGCAGTGAAGACGGTACTATTATTGTATGGGATATCGGTACAGGTAAAAGAATCAAGCAGATGAAGGGTCATGGTAAGAATCCTATCTATTCTATAACTTTCAACAAAGAGGGGAACTGCTTGGTTACCGGCGGTGCTGATCAGAGTGTTAGAGTTTGGGACATCAAAAGGTTTACTAACGAACCGGGTATGGAACCAGAACAACATTTCAATACTTATTCGGGTGATATGGAATTAAGTGTCAATAATGATATCAAGGAGTTTGGGCGTAGACGGACAATAATACCCACTCAAGATTTGATGGCTTCATTCCATACTAAGAAGACTCCCATTCATAAGGTTAAATTCACGAGAACGAATTTAGTCCTAGCTGGTGGTGCATTTATTGAGTAA
- the TY1B-DR6 gene encoding uncharacterized protein — translation MLDTGAQISVVTDLKLLHNYTSNITRNITAANMGTLNTMGEGILILRLSNNVVVQFPAVYSEETPSNILSVMQLTAKQKITVDFYQRKMLVQDHNINIDIIHRNGFYWLSSEYLVLNETNIHSPADDDSPVSISLCHIRENTVPKKKWSLEFIHNLLAHVNIKQIRKSISNGDIRFIKLEDIDWSDMNSFTCQYCNIGKGKFHDHFTDSRDVYMKTFKKFEYLHTDIMGPFREDNTIPPNYLITFSDEVTKYRWIFPMSLASEHQVSAIMRKLISNIRTQQGVRVKEILMDQGSQYTGRMVRDLLDEFGIEGKYTSTGDKRSNGVAERLNRTLLDDARTLLASANLPEFLWYDAAEFAVIVRNSMHMRKLDGSPNMAAGLGGIAINKILPFGQPVVVYYNTGKKTLPRGKIVYALHPAKQSYGYTFYDPSSKQTMETTNYKIINTIQGDYLNSEENLDTLNQVDDIVRQRSNDPSTDSQRHITHRNQREQDYISQERDPTDEPQQPESDSTETHGNYLRTHKNEFQKGIATHTLGKDSRYPVRNSSDVPSQSPQEVQETLPVALSPASPPNNIFISQERLMEEEARSVKHPTKHVPAENGKRPAQRDELGVSTKRPNTKASPEQCSPIPEHLSHNDDTTDTSSLNEEERRSLYDKLSAKYRDSSIELQSTDSLYGGGGSDIGDLSNPDKQIMGIISCTKTELKINDSKSDQNHEHQIDAIVNMLIQENPVQTYDNIKHENRVKIPLVNSLKMVRSLPNTKIDRSLSYSQAITKNSNHQEREAFKEAYDSEIAQLMRRGTWDTTEVDIKSIEPHKLLNTMFIFTTKRDGRKKCRLVVRGDLQHWSTYEKHLESNTIHHYALMTILSVALEENMIVKQLDITAAYLYADLKEELYIRTPPHMKMPNKAFRLRKSLYGLKQSDANWYGTITSFLKERCGLKEDKIWSCVFTKEPPLSIIVCIFVDDIIVTGKDTQEIERFLEQLRSTYETKLVHDGKMGEDGTARYDILGLDLEYKRNGYMKFGMLDILSHKLPLLNLPLREGSRYNQAPVSSSSEPPKVDKNLYVTEKDYKSNVKKLQQVVGLLSYVAHKFRFEALYHVNVLAQYQLYPTDEVMKWANESVQYFWNTKEKRLVWTKNKTPVDYEFTIISDASDRCEPEGKSRLGWFYEIYGHKISARSTKSSYVCDSSTGAEICAMKEATKFDFAISALLFTLTGKRPRVRLLSDNKPALGRITNPNSTVSPFKPTFTRTMELREKHNEGLCDFTYIPTEQNVADILTKVLSAKRFNRLTNGWLI, via the coding sequence ATGCTTGACACGGGAGCACAAATATCAGTGGTTACTGACTTGAAACTACTCCACAACTACACCAGCAACATTACAAGAAACATAACAGCCGCCAACATGGGAACATTAAACACTATGGGCGAAggaatattgatattacGTTTATCCAATAACGTAGTAGTTCAATTCCCGGCTGTATactcagaagaaacaccctcaaatattttaagCGTAATGCAATTAACAGCTAAACAAAAGATTACGGTAGATTtctaccaaagaaagatgcTAGTCCAGGATcacaatatcaatatcgaTATTATTCACCGAAATGGATTCTATTGGCTATCGAGTGAGTATCTGGTTCTAAATGAGACAAATATCCACTCGCCAGCCGATGACGATTCCCCGGTAAGTATTTCGTTGTGTCACATAAGAGAGAACACAGTACCTAAGAAAAAATGGTCATTAGAGTTCATACATAACTTATTGGCACACGTCaatataaaacaaattaGGAAATCAATCTCCAATGGTGATATACGATTCATAAAACTTGAAGACATAGATTGGTCTGATATGAACTCGTTTACTTGCCAATATTGTAACATTGGTAAAGGGAAATTCCATGATCACTTCACAGATAGTAGAGACGTTTATATGAAGACgttcaaaaagtttgaatatcttcataCTGATATCATGGGTCCATTCCGAGAGGATAACACTATCCCACCGAACTATCTAATAACGTTTAGTGATGAGGTAACAAAGTATCGATGGATATTCCCAATGTCCCTGGCCTCAGAACATCAAGTGTCTGCTATCATGCGGAAactaatatcaaatataagaaCACAACAGGGAGTTCGAGTAAAGGAGATCCTAATGGATCAAGGCTCCCAATATACTGGACGAATGGTCCGAGACCTATTGGATGAATTTGGTATAGAAGGAAAATATACGTCTACAGGCGATAAACGTTCAAACGGAGTAGCTGAAAGGCTCAACCGTACATTATTAGATGATGCTAGAACACTTCTAGCAAGTGCCAACCTTCCAGAATTTTTATGGTACGATGCAGCTGAATTTGCAGTTATCGTTCGGAATTCGATGCATATGAGAAAACTCGACGGATCTCCGAATATGGCAGCAGGTCTCGGCGGTATCGCTATCAACAAGATATTACCATTTGGGCAACCGGTGGTAGTATACTATAACACTGGCAAGAAAACGTTGCCACGAGGTAAAATAGTTTATGCACTACACCCAGCCAAACAATCCTATGGCTATACTTTCTACGATCCTAGTTCAAAGCAAACTATGGAGACTACTAACTATAAAATCATTAACACCATCCAAGGTGACTACCTCAATAGCGAGGAAAACCTTGATACCTTGAATCAAGTAGATGACATCGTAAGACAGAGATCAAACGATCCATCTACAGATTCACAACGTCATATCACGCACAGGAATCAGCGTGAACAGGATTATATATCCCAAGAGCGGGATCCTACTGACGAACCCCAACAACCAGAGTCCGACTCAACTGAGACTCATGGTAATTACCTAAGAACTCATAAGAACGAGTTTCAAAAGGGTATAGCGACCCATACATTAGGAAAGGATTCGAGATACCCAGTTCGAAATTCTTCGGACGTACCATCGCAATCACCACAGGAAGTACAGGAAACACTTCCAGTTGCGCTATCCCCTGCATCACCTCCCAATAACATATTTATTAGTCAAGAGCGACTAATGGAGGAGGAAGCACGGTCGGTAAAGCATCCGACAAAGCATGTTCCTGCCGAGAATGGCAAACGACCAGCGCAACGGGATGAACTTGGTGTCTCTACCAAAAGGCCGAACACTAAGGCGTCCCCAGAACAATGTTCACCTATACCTGAACACTTGTCGCATAACGACGACACCACAGATACCTCTTCACTCAATGAGGAGGAACGCCGATCACTCTATGACAAATTATCTGCCAAATACAGAGATTCCTCGATTGAACTTCAATCTACGGACTCTCTGTACGGGGGTGGAGGATCTGACATAGGCGATCTAAGTAACCCAgataaacaaataatgGGTATTATCAGCTGTACTAAAACAGAGCTGAAGATTAATGATTCGAAGTCGGATCAAAATCATGAACATCAAATCGATGCCATCGTAAACATGCTGATACAGGAAAATCCTGTACAGACCTACGACAACATAAAGCACGAAAATCGTGTGAAGATCCCATTAGTGAACTCACTGAAAATGGTTAGGTCTTTACCAAACACGAAGATCGATCGTTCTTTATCTTATTCACAAGcaataacaaagaacagTAACCATCAAGAGAGGGAAGCCTTCAAGGAAGCTTACGACAGTGAGATCGCACAACTCATGAGAAGAGGTACATGGGATACAACAGAGGTTGATATAAAGTCAATTGAACCACACAAACTATTGAACACAATGTTCATATTTACTACCAAAAGAGATGGTAGAAAGAAATGCAGACTAGTAGTAAGGGGAGACCTGCAACACTGGTCTACATATGAGAAACATCTAGAGTCCAATACCATACACCATTATGCTCTAATGACAATATTGAGCGTAGCACtcgaagaaaacatgaTTGTCAAACAGTTAGACATCACTGCTGCTTATTTGTATGCAGACCTCAAAGAGGAACTGTATATAAGAACCCCTCCTCATATGAAAATGCCAAATAAAGCATTCAGATTAAGGAAGTCTCTTTATGGATTAAAGCAGAGTGATGCAAATTGGTACGGGACAATCACTTCGTTCCTTAAGGAAAGATGTGGCCTGAAAGAGGATAAAATATGGTCCTGTGTGTTCACAAAAGAACCACCATTGTCCATCATCGTTTGCATCTTTGTCGATGACATCATTGTTACCGGGAAGGATACGcaagaaatagaaagatTCTTAGAACAACTAAGATCGACATACGAGACAAAACTCGTTCATGATGGTAAAATGGGAGAAGATGGAACCGCCAGGTACGATATACTTGGACTAGACTTGgaatacaaaagaaatggatACATGAAATTCGGAATGTTAGACATATTGTCTCACAAATTACCGCTTTTGAATTTACCACTGAGAGAAGGTTCTAGGTACAACCAAGCTCCAGTTTCCTCAAGTTCCGAACCACCAAAGGTGGATAAGAATCTTTATGTAACCGAAAAGGATTACAAGTCAAATGTGAAGAAGCTACAACAAGTAGTGGGATTACTATCATATGTTGCACATAAATTTAGGTTTGAAGCATTATATCACGTAAATGTTCTTGCTCAGTATCAATTGTACCCCACTGATGAAGTCATGAAATGGGCAAACGAGTCAGTACAATACTTCTGGAACACAAAGGAAAAGCGTCTAGTATGGACAAAAAACAAGACTCCAGTAGACTATGAATTCACAATAATATCTGATGCATCGGATAGATGCGAACCTGAAGGAAAGTCCAGACTAGGATGGTTTTACGAGATCTACGGTCACAAAATTTCGGCCAGATCGACAAAATCAAGTTATGTATGTGATTCATCTACTGGTGCTGAGATATGTGCGATGAAAGAAGCTACGAAGTTCGACTTTGCAATAAGTGCATTGTTATTCACCTTAACAGGAAAGAGACCAAGAGTTAGACTACTATCAGATAACAAACCTGCGTTAGGTAGGATCACCAACCCTAACTCCACTGTGTCCCCATTCAAACCTACGTTTACAAGAACAATGGAATTAAGAGAAAAACATAATGAAGGTCTATGTGATTTCACATATATTCCTACAGAACAAAATGTAGCGGATATACTGACGAAAGTATTGTCAGCAAAGAGATTCAATCGATTAACAAATGGATGGTTGATATAG
- the GPI2 gene encoding phosphatidylinositol N-acetylglucosaminyltransferase, whose translation MVVQKQWKRLLWLKQPFPDTYTDPNFHKQYNELILGQASVRPHSSYRSVLLDLFQFYHTIINAMLLYIIFAWFYHYKYNPILIASCTSLVSLIIGNRSVPWKSSVIIIFAMLTLSPVLKSLSKTTSSDSIWTLSAWFSIFYIISISTLESKTLPTNILFSNVTVLSSRLETSTQVFCFLLICIQVNILLPTMEKYLLKHRMKLPHMICVVCTHGTVYYFITKLLGFAITIPLGISSLLLLFVIPRYYINWERYYQQGHPILHQWDAKTPILD comes from the coding sequence ATGGTAGTTCAGAAACAATGGAAACGACTATTGTGGCTAAAGCAACCGTTTCCAGACACATACACAGACCCAAACTTCCATAAACAATACAATGAGCTAATACTTGGGCAAGCATCAGTACGGCCCCACTCTTCATACAGATCCGTTTTActtgatcttttccaattttaCCACACGATCATCAACGCGATGCTATTATACATCATATTTGCATGGTTTTATCACTATAAATACAACCCCATATTGATAGCTAGCTGTACGTCTCTAGTCTCATTAATCATTGGTAATCGAAGCGTACCGTGGAAGTCTAGCGTAATCATTATTTTTGCGATGTTGACTCTATCCCCCGTGTTGAAGTCGTTATCGAAGACAACTTCGTCAGATTCCATATGGACCCTATCCGCATGGTTTAGCATATTTTACATCATTTCAATTTCCACACTCGAATCGAAAACTTTGCCAACAaacattcttttctctaaTGTCACTGTCTTATCTTCAAGACTGGAGACCTCCACTCAAGTATTCTGCTTCCTATTGATCTGTATTCAAGTTAATATCCTATTACCAACAATGGAAAAGTATCTTTTAAAACACAGAATGAAACTGCCACATATGATATGCGTAGTATGCACACATGGTACAGTGTACTACTTTATCACAAAACTACTAGGATTTGCAATTACCATTCCGTTGGGCATATCGTCATTGCTATTACTATTTGTAATTCCACGTTATTATATTAATTGGGAACGTTATTACCAACAAGGACATCCCATATTGCATCAGTGGGATGCAAAAACTCCTATTCTAGACTGA